The following coding sequences are from one Ctenopharyngodon idella isolate HZGC_01 chromosome 17, HZGC01, whole genome shotgun sequence window:
- the LOC127498596 gene encoding E3 ubiquitin-protein ligase TRIM35-like isoform X2, whose translation MKGGFEKTVHHIKSQAEHTERQIKQQFEKLHQFLKDEEEATITALREEEEQKKQMMKEKLEEMNRHISALSHTIKDMEEMMKANDVCFLKEFPVSKERVQSSQPDPQMASGALIHVPRYLGNLPFRVWKKMQDIVQNTPVILDPNTANPRLVLSDDLTSVRDSGNNQPLPDNPERFDYYPCVLGSEGFNSGTHCWDVEVKESSVWSLGVTTASNQRKGYVFFNTDVWCVSYRWTPCSGFRVKQKLDRVRVNLDYDRGRVSFSDPVTNTHLHTFTTTFTHTLFPFFCNYISSSLRILAVNSQ comes from the exons atgaaaggaGGGTTTGAGAAAACAGTTCATCACATCAAG TCTCAAGCTGAGCACACAGAGCGTCAGATTAAACAGCAGTTTGAGAAGCTTCATCAGTTTCTCaaagatgaagaagaagctacaatcactgcactgagggaggaagaggagcagaagaagcagatgatgaaggagaagctggaggagatgaacagacacatctcagctctttcacacacaatcaAAGACATGGAGGAGATGATGAAAGCCAATGACGTCTGCTTTCTGAAG gagtttccaGTCTCAAAGGAAAG AGTCCAGAGCTCACAGCCGGATCCACAGATGGCTTCTGGAGCTTTGATTCATGTGCCACGTTACTTGGGCAACCTGCCGTTCAGAGTCTGGAAGAAGATGCAGGACATCGTCCAAAACA CTCCTGTGATTCTGGATCCAAACACTGCGAATCCACGTCTCGTCCTGTCTGATGATCTGACCAGTGTGAGAGACAGCGGGAACAATCAACCTCTTCCTGAtaatccagagagatttgactACTATCCCTGTGTTCTGGGTTCAGAGGGGTTTAACTCAGGAACACACTGCTGGGATGTGGAAGTTAAAGAGAGTTCAGTCTGGAGTCTTGGAGTAACTACAGCATCAAACCAGAGGAAGGGATATGTTTTCTTCAACACTGATGTCTGGTGTGTGTCGTACAGATGGACTCCATGTTCTGGTTTTCGTGTCAAACAGAAGCTTGATCGTGTGAGAGTGAATCTGGACTATGACAGAGGAAGGGTGTCATTCTCTGATCCTGTAACTAACACACatctacacacattcacaaccaccttcactcacacactctttcCATTCTTCTGTAATTATATTTCTTCCTCTCTGAGGATCTTAGCGGTCAATAGTCAGTAA
- the LOC127498596 gene encoding nuclear factor 7, ovary-like isoform X1, which translates to MASLNVSAEELSCPVCCEIFKAPVLLSCSHSVCKECLQQFWRTKKTQECPVCRRRSSKTEPPVNLVLKNLCESFLKERNEMSSSGSEEICSLHSEKLKLFCLEDKQPVCLVCRDSQQHDNHKFRPISEVVSAYKEELNTALKSLEKKLQHNEKMKGGFEKTVHHIKSQAEHTERQIKQQFEKLHQFLKDEEEATITALREEEEQKKQMMKEKLEEMNRHISALSHTIKDMEEMMKANDVCFLKEFPVSKERVQSSQPDPQMASGALIHVPRYLGNLPFRVWKKMQDIVQNTPVILDPNTANPRLVLSDDLTSVRDSGNNQPLPDNPERFDYYPCVLGSEGFNSGTHCWDVEVKESSVWSLGVTTASNQRKGYVFFNTDVWCVSYRWTPCSGFRVKQKLDRVRVNLDYDRGRVSFSDPVTNTHLHTFTTTFTHTLFPFFCNYISSSLRILAVNSQ; encoded by the exons ATGGCTTCACTAAATGTTTCTGCTGAAGAACTTTCTTGTCCCGTGTGCTGTGAAATCTTCAAGGCTCCTGTTCTTTTATCATGTAGTCACAGTGTCTGTAAAGAGTGTCTTCAACAGTTCTGGAGAACCAAGAAAACTCAGGAGTGTCCTGTCTGCAGGAGAAGATCCTCAAAAACTGAACCTCCAGTTAATCTTGTGTTAAAAAACTTGTGTGAGTCGTTCCTGAAGGAGAGAAATGAGATGAGTTCATCAGGATCTGAGGAGATCTGCAGTTTACACAGTGAGAAACTCAAACTCTTCTGTCTGGAGGACAAACAGCCTGTGTGTTTAGTGTGCAGAGATTCACAACAACACGACAATCACAAATTCAGACCCATCAGTGAAGTGGTTTCAGCATATAAG GAGGAGCTCAATACAGCACTGAAGTCCTTAGAGAAGAAACTTCAAcacaatgaaaaaatgaaaggaGGGTTTGAGAAAACAGTTCATCACATCAAG TCTCAAGCTGAGCACACAGAGCGTCAGATTAAACAGCAGTTTGAGAAGCTTCATCAGTTTCTCaaagatgaagaagaagctacaatcactgcactgagggaggaagaggagcagaagaagcagatgatgaaggagaagctggaggagatgaacagacacatctcagctctttcacacacaatcaAAGACATGGAGGAGATGATGAAAGCCAATGACGTCTGCTTTCTGAAG gagtttccaGTCTCAAAGGAAAG AGTCCAGAGCTCACAGCCGGATCCACAGATGGCTTCTGGAGCTTTGATTCATGTGCCACGTTACTTGGGCAACCTGCCGTTCAGAGTCTGGAAGAAGATGCAGGACATCGTCCAAAACA CTCCTGTGATTCTGGATCCAAACACTGCGAATCCACGTCTCGTCCTGTCTGATGATCTGACCAGTGTGAGAGACAGCGGGAACAATCAACCTCTTCCTGAtaatccagagagatttgactACTATCCCTGTGTTCTGGGTTCAGAGGGGTTTAACTCAGGAACACACTGCTGGGATGTGGAAGTTAAAGAGAGTTCAGTCTGGAGTCTTGGAGTAACTACAGCATCAAACCAGAGGAAGGGATATGTTTTCTTCAACACTGATGTCTGGTGTGTGTCGTACAGATGGACTCCATGTTCTGGTTTTCGTGTCAAACAGAAGCTTGATCGTGTGAGAGTGAATCTGGACTATGACAGAGGAAGGGTGTCATTCTCTGATCCTGTAACTAACACACatctacacacattcacaaccaccttcactcacacactctttcCATTCTTCTGTAATTATATTTCTTCCTCTCTGAGGATCTTAGCGGTCAATAGTCAGTAA